The Trichosurus vulpecula isolate mTriVul1 chromosome 4, mTriVul1.pri, whole genome shotgun sequence genome contains a region encoding:
- the LOC118848061 gene encoding transcription factor E2F5-like, producing the protein MAAAAEPGSSGQQPPPGQGQPPQPPEAPPGGGSGGGGSGGSSRHEKSLGLLTTKFVSLLQEAKDGVLDLKAAADTLAVRQKRRIYDITNVLEGIDLIEKKSKNSIQWKGVGAGCNTKEVIDRLRYLKAEIEDLELKERELDQQKLWLQQSIKNVMDDSINNRFSYITHEDICNCFNGDTLLAIQAPSGTQLEVPIPEMGQNGQKKYQINLKSHSGPIHVLLINKESSSSKPVVFPVPPPDDLTQPPSQVSSPVTPQKPNTETQNLPEQHTLTRGQHLQQTPVSDTPSGSISGDIIDELMSSDVFPLLRLSPTPANDYNFNLDENEGVCDLFDVQILNY; encoded by the coding sequence atggcggcggcggcggagccGGGGAGCTCCGGCCAGCAGCCGCCGCCGGGCCAGGGGCAGCCCCCGCAGCCGCCAGAAGCGCCCCCAGGCGGCGGGAGCGGTGGCGGCGGGAGCGGGGGCAGCAGCCGCCACGAGAAGAGCCTGGGGCTGCTCACCACCAAGTTCGTGTCGCTGCTGCAGGAGGCCAAGGACGGGGTCCTGGATCTCAAGGCGGCTGCAGATACTTTGGCTGTCAGgcaaaagagaagaatttatgatatTACCAATGTTTTGGAAGGAAttgatttaattgaaaaaaagtccaaaaatagTATCCAGTGGAAAGGTGTAGGTGCTGGATGTAATACAAAGGAAGTTATTGATAGACTGAGATATCTCAAAGCAGAAATTGAGGATCTGGAgctaaaagagagagaacttgaTCAACAGAAATTATGGCTTCAGCAAAGCATCAAAAATGTTATGGATGACTCCATTAACAACAGATTTTCTTATATAACTCATGAAGATATCTGTAATTGTTTTAATGGAGATACACTTCTTGCAATTCAAGCACCTTCTGGTACACAGCTGGAGGTACCTATTCCTGAAATGGGCCAGAATGGACAAAAGAAATACCAGATCAATTTAAAGAGTCACTCAGGACCTATCCACGTGCTACTCATTAATAAAGAATCCAGTTCCTCTAAGCCTGTGGTTTTTCCTGTTCCTCCACCTGATGACCTCACACAACCTccttctcaagtctcttctccaGTGACTCCACAGAAACCTAATACAGAGACCCAGAATCTGCCTGAACAACACACCCTTACCAGAGGTCAACATCTCCAGCAGACACCAGTTTCAGACACACCCTCAGGATCTATTAGTGGTGATATCATTGATGAATTAATGTCTTCAGATGTGTTTCCCCTTTTACGGCTCTCTCCTACCCCTGCTAATGACTACAACTTTAACCTGGATGAGAATGAAGGagtgtgtgatctctttgatgtACAGATACTAAATTATTAG